One genomic region from Thermoleptolyngbya sichuanensis A183 encodes:
- the typA gene encoding translational GTPase TypA yields MTLPIRNVAIIAHVDHGKTTLVDALLKQSGTFREGEEVPDCVMDSNALERERGITILAKNTAVRYKDTLINIVDTPGHADFGGEVERVLGMVDGCVLIVDANEGPMPQTRFVLKKALEKGLRPVVVVNKIDRPQADPFGAIDKVLDLFLELGADDDQCEFPYLFASGLSGFAKKDLDDDSTDMKPLFEAILEHVPAPVGDPAKPLQLQVTTLDYSEYLGRIVIGRIHNGTIQAGQQAALVTETGAVVKAKISKLLGFEGLKRVELESATAGNIVAVAGFADANIGETITDPENPQALPLIKVDEPTLQMTFWVNDSPFAGKEGKLVTSRQVRDRLMRELETNVALRVEETDSPDKFAVSGRGEMHLGILIETMRREGYEFQVSQPQVIYREVNGQPCEPFELLVLDVPEESVGGCIERLGQRRGEMQDMRVGGNGRTQLEFVIPARGLIGFRGEFMRLTRGEGIMSHSFLDYRPLSGEVETRRNGVLISFEEGVATFYAMKNAEDRGVFFITPGTKVYKGMIIGEHNRPQDLELNVCKTKQLTNHRASGGDELVQLQAPVEMSLERALEYIGPDELLEVTPESIRLRKMVKKLAKR; encoded by the coding sequence ATGACACTGCCGATTCGCAATGTTGCCATCATTGCCCACGTTGACCACGGCAAGACCACGCTGGTAGACGCGCTGCTGAAACAGTCCGGCACCTTTCGAGAAGGCGAAGAAGTCCCTGACTGCGTGATGGACTCCAACGCCCTGGAGCGTGAGCGCGGCATCACCATCCTGGCGAAAAACACCGCTGTCCGCTACAAAGACACGCTGATCAACATTGTGGACACGCCTGGCCACGCTGACTTTGGGGGCGAGGTGGAGCGAGTGCTGGGCATGGTCGATGGCTGCGTGCTGATTGTAGACGCGAACGAAGGCCCGATGCCCCAAACCCGCTTTGTGCTGAAAAAGGCGCTAGAAAAGGGGCTACGTCCGGTGGTCGTGGTGAACAAAATCGACCGTCCCCAGGCAGATCCCTTCGGGGCGATCGACAAAGTGCTGGATCTCTTCCTGGAACTGGGCGCAGACGACGACCAGTGCGAGTTTCCCTATCTGTTTGCGTCGGGCCTGAGCGGCTTTGCCAAGAAGGATCTGGACGACGACAGCACTGATATGAAGCCCTTGTTTGAGGCAATTTTGGAGCATGTGCCCGCGCCCGTTGGCGACCCGGCTAAGCCGCTCCAGCTTCAGGTAACGACGCTCGACTACTCCGAGTATCTCGGTCGTATCGTTATTGGCCGCATCCACAACGGCACGATTCAGGCGGGGCAGCAGGCTGCGCTGGTGACGGAAACGGGGGCGGTGGTCAAGGCAAAAATCAGCAAGCTGCTGGGCTTTGAGGGGCTGAAGCGGGTAGAGCTAGAAAGTGCCACGGCGGGCAATATTGTCGCAGTGGCGGGCTTTGCCGATGCCAACATTGGCGAAACCATCACCGACCCCGAAAATCCCCAGGCGCTGCCGCTGATCAAAGTCGATGAACCGACGCTGCAAATGACCTTCTGGGTCAACGATTCTCCCTTTGCGGGCAAGGAAGGCAAGCTGGTTACGTCTCGCCAAGTGCGCGATCGCCTCATGCGCGAGCTAGAAACCAACGTCGCCCTGCGCGTCGAAGAAACCGACTCGCCCGACAAGTTTGCTGTGTCGGGTCGGGGTGAAATGCACTTGGGCATTTTGATCGAAACAATGCGCCGCGAAGGCTACGAGTTTCAGGTGTCTCAGCCGCAGGTCATCTATCGAGAAGTAAACGGGCAACCCTGCGAGCCGTTTGAACTGCTGGTGCTGGACGTGCCGGAAGAGAGCGTCGGCGGCTGCATCGAGCGGCTGGGTCAGCGGCGTGGCGAAATGCAGGATATGCGCGTCGGCGGCAACGGCCGCACGCAGTTGGAGTTCGTGATTCCGGCACGGGGGCTGATCGGCTTCCGGGGCGAGTTTATGCGGCTGACTCGCGGCGAAGGCATCATGAGCCACAGCTTTTTGGACTATCGCCCCCTGTCGGGTGAGGTGGAAACCCGTCGAAACGGCGTGCTGATTTCCTTTGAAGAGGGCGTGGCCACCTTCTACGCCATGAAAAATGCCGAAGACCGGGGTGTGTTCTTTATCACGCCAGGGACAAAGGTCTACAAAGGAATGATCATCGGCGAACACAATCGCCCCCAAGACCTGGAGCTAAACGTCTGCAAGACCAAGCAGTTGACCAACCACCGAGCATCGGGCGGCGACGAACTCGTGCAGCTTCAGGCCCCGGTGGAAATGAGCCTGGAGCGGGCGCTGGAATACATCGGCCCGGATGAACTGTTGGAGGTTACGCCAGAGTCGATTCGCCTGCGTAAGATGGTGAAAAAACTGGCAAAACGTTAG
- a CDS encoding NAD-dependent epimerase/dehydratase family protein — protein sequence MATCVVTGAAGFIGSHLTEALLNRGDRVIGIDEFNDYYDPALKRKNIATAEQNPNFHLIEADIQTLNWIMLLEGVDVVFHQAAQAGVRASWGEGFRLYTERNVNATQILLEAAKQAPSLKRLVFASSSSIYGNAETLPTAETLCPQPVSPYGITKLAGEHLCQLYYQNFNVPVSILRYFTVYGPRQRSDMAFHKFFKAVLEDREISIYGDGQQTRDFTFVSDAIAANLAAASVEAAIGETFNIGGGSRVVLTDVLDTIDQITGKPLRRKHVGNAAGDARHTAADVSKAKQLLGYAPQVSLKEGLAREWEWIQALY from the coding sequence ATGGCGACGTGTGTGGTGACGGGGGCGGCGGGGTTCATTGGGTCGCATTTGACGGAGGCGCTGCTCAATCGGGGCGATCGCGTGATTGGCATCGACGAATTTAACGACTACTATGACCCGGCGCTCAAGCGCAAGAACATCGCCACGGCGGAGCAAAACCCCAACTTCCACCTGATCGAAGCCGACATCCAAACGCTGAATTGGATCATGCTGCTTGAAGGCGTGGATGTGGTGTTTCATCAGGCGGCACAGGCCGGCGTGCGGGCAAGCTGGGGCGAGGGCTTCCGCCTGTATACCGAGCGCAATGTCAACGCCACGCAGATTTTGCTAGAGGCCGCTAAGCAAGCTCCCAGCTTAAAGCGGCTGGTATTTGCTTCGTCGTCTTCGATCTATGGCAATGCAGAAACCCTGCCGACGGCTGAAACGCTCTGTCCACAGCCTGTTTCGCCCTACGGCATTACCAAACTGGCAGGCGAACATCTGTGTCAGCTTTATTATCAAAATTTCAATGTGCCCGTCAGCATTTTGCGCTATTTCACAGTCTACGGGCCGCGCCAGCGCAGCGATATGGCGTTTCACAAGTTTTTTAAGGCGGTGCTGGAAGACCGCGAGATTTCAATCTATGGCGACGGGCAGCAGACGCGGGATTTTACCTTTGTCAGCGATGCGATCGCCGCTAATCTAGCTGCTGCCAGCGTAGAGGCTGCTATCGGCGAAACCTTCAACATCGGCGGCGGGAGCCGAGTCGTGCTGACGGACGTGCTAGACACCATCGACCAAATCACTGGAAAACCATTGCGCCGCAAGCACGTTGGCAACGCCGCCGGAGATGCCCGCCACACCGCCGCCGACGTGTCCAAGGCAAAGCAACTCCTTGGCTACGCCCCCCAGGTTTCTCTAAAAGAAGGGCTGGCGCGAGAGTGGGAGTGGATTCAGGCGCTTTATTAG
- a CDS encoding PPC domain-containing protein, translated as MLKRFEKASVVLATVLVLGGGSWVATTRPAAAQVLFEERGSLAPMQNEYTFAGKAGDTVTISMTSTDFDTFLVLQSPSGQEIASNDDYARSLNSTIVITLPSNGTYKVLARSFSGQGGNYLVTVRPATPYDRAYSRATEVYRTGDMNAALTAFNEAIRLDSSRPEAYLDRADVHYVQGNLNGTRADYQRAIALYEQQGNSDMAQMLREQLTYLDEVPPQ; from the coding sequence ATGCTAAAACGATTTGAAAAAGCGAGTGTGGTGTTGGCAACGGTGTTGGTTTTGGGCGGTGGGTCTTGGGTGGCGACGACTCGCCCGGCCGCTGCACAGGTGCTATTTGAGGAGCGGGGCAGCTTGGCCCCAATGCAGAATGAATACACCTTTGCGGGCAAGGCCGGCGACACGGTGACGATCTCTATGACCAGCACCGACTTTGACACATTTTTGGTGTTGCAGTCGCCCTCAGGGCAAGAAATCGCTAGCAACGATGACTACGCCCGCAGCCTGAATTCAACAATTGTGATTACGCTGCCTTCTAACGGCACGTACAAGGTGCTGGCTCGCTCCTTTTCGGGGCAGGGCGGCAATTATCTGGTGACAGTGCGCCCCGCAACGCCCTATGACCGGGCCTATTCTCGCGCGACCGAGGTGTATCGGACAGGGGACATGAACGCAGCGCTAACTGCGTTTAACGAAGCGATTCGTCTGGATTCCAGTCGTCCCGAAGCCTACCTCGATCGTGCTGATGTGCATTATGTCCAAGGCAACCTGAACGGCACGCGGGCAGATTATCAGCGGGCGATCGCCCTCTATGAGCAGCAGGGCAACAGCGATATGGCTCAGATGCTCCGCGAACAGTTGACCTATCTGGACGAGGTTCCCCCGCAGTAG
- the dcd gene encoding dCTP deaminase, translated as MIKNDTWIKEQAAAGMIKPFEPKLVRSLDGFPVISYGLSSFGYDVRLSPVEFRIFRHVPGTVVDPKHFNPANLESTELHEDESGQYFVLPAHSYGLGVALERLEVPDYITVICMGKSTYARCGIIANITPAEASWRGHLTLEFSNSSSADCRIYANEGVVQLLFLEGEPCAVSYETRQGKYQDQSEVVTLARV; from the coding sequence ATGATTAAGAACGACACCTGGATTAAAGAACAAGCCGCCGCTGGGATGATTAAACCCTTCGAGCCAAAACTCGTGCGATCGCTCGACGGGTTTCCGGTTATCTCCTACGGCCTCAGCAGCTTTGGCTATGACGTGCGGCTCTCGCCCGTTGAGTTTCGCATTTTCCGCCACGTGCCGGGCACGGTGGTCGATCCCAAGCATTTCAACCCCGCCAATCTAGAAAGTACCGAGCTACACGAAGACGAGTCTGGCCAATATTTCGTGCTGCCGGCCCACAGCTATGGGCTGGGCGTGGCGCTAGAGCGGCTGGAAGTGCCCGACTATATCACCGTTATCTGCATGGGCAAAAGCACCTACGCCCGCTGCGGCATCATCGCCAACATCACGCCTGCCGAAGCCTCCTGGCGCGGACACTTAACCTTAGAATTTTCCAATTCTTCCAGCGCCGACTGCCGCATCTATGCTAATGAAGGCGTGGTGCAGCTTCTCTTTTTGGAAGGGGAACCCTGTGCTGTGAGTTATGAGACGCGACAAGGGAAATATCAAGATCAGTCTGAGGTGGTGACGCTGGCGCGAGTATAG
- a CDS encoding pentapeptide repeat-containing protein: MTRNKRNRWLAIALVSTPLLIATPAQAENPDHVLQLLSTGACARCDLQGADLQGAHLIGADLRGANLQSANLQSANLEGADLEGANLTSANLTDAYATNASFIKANLTNANLTNATVFHAQTTGATLRGINLAGAETAGSNLSVGGD; the protein is encoded by the coding sequence ATGACCCGCAACAAGCGCAACCGTTGGCTGGCGATCGCCCTCGTCTCCACGCCATTGCTAATCGCAACCCCTGCACAGGCCGAAAACCCGGATCACGTCCTCCAACTGCTGTCTACCGGAGCCTGTGCCCGCTGCGACCTACAGGGGGCTGATTTGCAAGGGGCCCATCTCATTGGAGCCGACCTGCGCGGAGCCAATTTGCAGAGCGCAAACCTGCAAAGTGCCAATCTGGAAGGGGCGGATCTAGAAGGCGCAAACCTGACCTCGGCAAACCTGACGGATGCCTATGCCACCAACGCCAGCTTTATCAAGGCCAACCTGACCAACGCCAACCTGACCAACGCAACGGTTTTCCACGCCCAAACAACGGGGGCAACGCTGCGAGGCATTAACCTGGCGGGTGCGGAGACTGCGGGCAGCAATCTGAGCGTCGGCGGTGACTAA
- a CDS encoding M42 family metallopeptidase, with amino-acid sequence MPYDDLFQQISDLVMCHSPSGVEGEVDAYLLERFRGLGLEAWLDEAGNAIAKIPGRNSGKQPDDAARPGIAITGHKDEIGGIVKSIGEAGRVQVRKLGGAFPWVYGEGVVDLLGDRTTLSGILSFGSRHVSHESPQKAQQEDQPVRWEDAWVETKCSLQELEAAGIRPGTRMVVGKHRKRPFRLGDYIASYTLDNKASVAILLELARVLKEPALDTYLVASAKEEVGAVGALYFSRNRSLAALIALEICPLSSEYPIADGEAPVLLSQDGYGLYDEGLNQELRQSAEQAGVPLQLAAISGFGSDASIAMKMGHAARAACLSFPTQNTHGYEIAHLGAIANCVPVLQAYCETDWP; translated from the coding sequence ATGCCCTACGACGATCTGTTTCAGCAAATTTCCGATCTCGTCATGTGCCACTCGCCGAGCGGGGTAGAGGGCGAGGTGGATGCGTATTTGCTGGAGCGGTTTCGGGGGCTGGGCCTGGAGGCGTGGCTGGATGAAGCGGGCAATGCGATCGCCAAGATTCCGGGCCGCAACTCTGGAAAACAACCGGACGATGCGGCGCGTCCGGGGATTGCGATTACTGGCCACAAGGACGAAATTGGCGGCATTGTGAAATCGATCGGCGAGGCGGGGCGCGTGCAGGTGCGAAAGCTGGGCGGGGCGTTTCCCTGGGTCTATGGCGAGGGCGTGGTGGACTTGCTGGGCGATCGCACGACGCTGAGCGGCATCCTGAGCTTTGGGTCGCGCCATGTCTCGCACGAGTCGCCCCAAAAGGCGCAGCAAGAGGATCAGCCCGTGCGCTGGGAAGATGCCTGGGTCGAAACCAAGTGCAGCTTGCAGGAGTTGGAGGCAGCGGGTATTCGTCCGGGTACGCGCATGGTCGTGGGCAAGCACCGCAAGCGCCCTTTTCGGCTGGGCGACTATATCGCCAGCTATACGCTGGATAACAAAGCCTCGGTCGCCATTTTGCTAGAGCTAGCCAGGGTGCTGAAGGAACCCGCCCTGGACACCTATTTGGTCGCCTCTGCCAAAGAAGAAGTGGGCGCGGTCGGGGCGCTCTATTTCAGCCGGAATCGATCGCTGGCAGCGCTGATTGCCCTGGAGATTTGCCCGCTGTCTTCGGAATACCCGATCGCCGATGGAGAAGCGCCAGTGCTACTGTCGCAAGACGGCTACGGTCTCTACGACGAAGGGCTGAACCAGGAATTGCGCCAGTCCGCAGAGCAGGCGGGCGTTCCGCTCCAGCTTGCCGCCATCAGCGGATTTGGCAGCGATGCCTCAATTGCCATGAAAATGGGGCACGCCGCCCGCGCTGCCTGCCTCAGCTTTCCTACCCAAAACACGCACGGCTATGAGATTGCTCACTTGGGGGCGATCGCCAACTGTGTTCCCGTTTTGCAAGCCTACTGCGAGACAGACTGGCCATGA
- a CDS encoding class I SAM-dependent methyltransferase: protein MATILRDLSYRHQWLYDSISRLAAVAVGGEGRFRQLALAGLTFDKSTQVLDLCCGSGQTTRFLLERFPQSADEQALPVTGLDASPLSIRRAQQNVPQATFVEAWAEDMPFPDAQFDFVHTSAALHEMQPDQLRQILKECYRVLKPGGIFAAIDVHKPTNPLYMPGLAVFFWLFETETAWQFIQTDLPQLLSEVGFQTVTQTLHAGGSLQVLRGVKRGGGSE, encoded by the coding sequence TTGGCAACGATCCTGCGAGATCTGAGCTATCGCCATCAGTGGCTCTACGACAGCATTTCCCGTCTGGCGGCCGTGGCAGTGGGCGGCGAGGGCCGGTTTCGGCAGCTTGCGCTGGCGGGGCTAACTTTTGACAAAAGCACGCAGGTTCTCGATCTCTGCTGTGGTAGCGGGCAGACGACTCGATTTCTCCTAGAGCGATTTCCGCAGTCCGCTGATGAGCAAGCTCTGCCGGTTACCGGGCTGGATGCGTCTCCACTGTCCATTCGCCGCGCCCAGCAGAATGTTCCCCAGGCAACCTTCGTAGAGGCCTGGGCAGAAGACATGCCCTTTCCCGATGCTCAGTTTGACTTTGTTCACACCAGCGCCGCCCTGCACGAAATGCAGCCCGACCAACTTCGGCAAATCCTCAAAGAATGCTATCGCGTGCTAAAACCCGGTGGCATTTTTGCAGCCATTGATGTGCATAAGCCAACAAATCCGCTCTACATGCCGGGTCTAGCCGTCTTTTTCTGGCTATTTGAAACCGAAACCGCCTGGCAATTCATTCAAACCGATCTGCCCCAACTGCTGTCAGAGGTGGGCTTCCAGACGGTCACTCAGACGCTCCATGCAGGTGGGAGTTTGCAGGTTTTGCGGGGCGTGAAGCGCGGAGGCGGTTCGGAGTAA
- the tmk gene encoding dTMP kinase produces the protein MLIVFEGGEGSGKTTQLGRSHDWLMNQFDGSSFTVVKTREPGGTELGQQIRKLLLHPDLAEPTQDRAELLLFAADRAQHVEGFLRPALRRGALVLCDRFTDSTVAYQGYGRGLDLALIHQLNQIATGGLEPDLTLWLDVDVTTGLSRAQRRGSADRMEQNQVEFHQRVRQGFCELAAAYPQRIRRVDANRSADEVFQDVQQILQEAIAQWCSP, from the coding sequence ATGCTCATTGTATTTGAAGGTGGCGAAGGCAGCGGCAAAACGACACAACTGGGGCGATCGCACGATTGGCTCATGAACCAGTTTGATGGCAGTTCCTTTACGGTTGTAAAAACGCGAGAGCCAGGAGGCACAGAACTGGGGCAGCAGATTCGGAAACTGCTGTTGCATCCCGATCTGGCAGAGCCAACGCAGGATCGGGCAGAACTGCTGCTGTTTGCGGCCGATCGGGCGCAGCATGTGGAGGGATTTTTGCGGCCGGCGTTGCGGCGGGGGGCGCTGGTGCTGTGCGATCGCTTTACGGATTCTACCGTGGCCTATCAGGGCTATGGGCGCGGGCTAGATTTGGCGCTGATTCACCAGCTTAACCAGATTGCCACGGGCGGGCTGGAGCCGGATTTAACGCTGTGGCTGGATGTAGACGTGACCACGGGCCTCAGCCGGGCCCAGCGGCGGGGCAGCGCCGACCGCATGGAACAAAACCAGGTCGAGTTTCATCAGCGGGTGCGGCAGGGATTTTGTGAACTGGCAGCGGCGTATCCCCAGCGAATTCGGCGGGTGGACGCAAACCGCAGTGCCGACGAGGTGTTTCAGGACGTGCAGCAGATTTTGCAAGAGGCGATCGCCCAATGGTGCAGCCCCTAA
- the holB gene encoding DNA polymerase III subunit delta': protein MVQPLTGSVDPTGTTTRAFANLVGQPQAIELLQSALQRDRIAPGYLFAGPAGVGRSLAALGFAERLLAHHFQEPFSAARQQRITQHNHPDFLWIEPTYLHQGKRLSAAEAAEQGIKRRSPPQIRLEQIREIATFLSRPPLEAPRAVVVVDDAHTMAEAAANALLKTLEEPGRATLILIAPSVESLLPTLVSRCQRIPFRRLSTDDLATVLRHLGHDEILQHPDLLALAQGSPGEAIAQWQQRQSVPPDLLHAALQVPTSLRAALELARQIDQALDLEAQLWLVDYVQQAYWRSQQPAIHLERLETARRHLLGYVQPRLVWEVTLMEIAAAKSPP from the coding sequence ATGGTGCAGCCCCTAACGGGTTCCGTTGATCCAACTGGTACTACAACCAGGGCATTTGCAAATCTCGTCGGCCAGCCGCAGGCCATCGAGCTATTGCAGAGCGCCCTCCAGCGCGATCGCATTGCGCCGGGCTATCTGTTTGCTGGGCCAGCAGGCGTGGGGCGCAGTCTGGCGGCTCTGGGCTTTGCCGAGCGGCTGCTGGCGCATCATTTTCAGGAGCCATTTTCAGCCGCCCGCCAGCAGCGCATCACCCAGCACAACCATCCCGATTTTCTCTGGATAGAGCCAACCTATCTACACCAGGGCAAGCGGCTGTCGGCGGCCGAGGCAGCGGAACAGGGCATCAAGCGGCGATCGCCCCCGCAGATTCGGCTAGAGCAAATTCGGGAGATCGCCACTTTTCTCAGTCGTCCGCCGCTGGAAGCGCCCCGCGCCGTCGTCGTGGTGGACGATGCCCACACCATGGCCGAAGCCGCTGCCAATGCCCTGCTAAAAACCCTGGAAGAACCCGGCCGCGCCACGCTGATCCTGATTGCGCCCAGCGTGGAGTCACTTCTGCCCACACTCGTCTCGCGCTGCCAACGGATTCCCTTTCGCCGCCTCAGCACCGACGATTTAGCCACCGTTTTGCGACACCTGGGGCACGATGAGATTTTGCAGCATCCAGACCTGCTGGCGCTGGCCCAGGGCAGCCCCGGTGAGGCGATCGCCCAGTGGCAACAACGCCAGTCGGTTCCGCCGGATCTGCTGCACGCCGCGCTTCAGGTGCCCACGTCCCTCCGTGCCGCGCTGGAACTGGCCCGCCAGATCGATCAGGCGCTAGACCTGGAAGCCCAGCTTTGGCTGGTGGACTACGTGCAGCAAGCCTACTGGCGATCGCAGCAGCCCGCCATCCACCTGGAACGCCTGGAAACTGCCCGCCGTCACCTGCTGGGCTATGTGCAGCCGCGCTTGGTGTGGGAAGTGACGCTCATGGAAATCGCTGCTGCAAAATCCCCACCCTAG
- a CDS encoding MBOAT family O-acyltransferase has protein sequence MTLLSILFGLFFLSVLGLYWSAPGRSLKLWVLLAASLVFYSSLQFQYVPLLLVMMIMTYRIGIGLSAPIDWRIENENWQFAQHDWNRRRLRLLIVGIGLNVLLLLGFKYIPFFGAVLGNWLKLPALTTGAATLGQTLIAPLGISYFCFECIAYLVDVYRGAPATFDWLKFSAYKLYFPKLLSGPITRFHPLAAQFQAQPSLTTPQIAEGLWLIACGAVKKLLIADHLATLVNLSFDNIARAGSGDLWLAIAAYGFQLYFDFSGYVDVARGLSALLGITLPQNFNFPYFSASIADFWRRWHMTLGDWLRNYLYFPLGGSRQGLVRTCLNLMVVMIIAGLWHDAGWGFIVWGALHGLFLVVHRLTDALSERWGWLRAGWKSVPGTLLGWGLTQASVLFAWIFFRLPNLQDSLLVVQRLWGHPADVQFAQKIYVETFQSDRLHLSLLLLALFGGMTLVYTVNRWLKLRLNWPVKLLLVPLCLFAAWLLAPNESPPYIYFDF, from the coding sequence ATGACTTTGCTCTCGATTCTCTTTGGGCTGTTTTTCCTCAGCGTGCTGGGGCTGTATTGGTCAGCGCCAGGGCGATCGCTCAAACTGTGGGTGCTGCTGGCTGCCAGCCTGGTGTTCTATAGCTCGCTGCAATTTCAATACGTGCCGCTGCTGCTAGTGATGATGATCATGACCTATCGCATCGGCATCGGGCTGAGTGCGCCCATCGACTGGCGGATCGAGAACGAAAACTGGCAGTTTGCCCAGCACGACTGGAACCGTCGGCGGCTGCGGCTGCTGATCGTTGGCATTGGGCTGAATGTGCTGCTGCTGCTGGGGTTCAAGTACATTCCGTTTTTTGGGGCGGTGCTGGGCAACTGGCTCAAGCTGCCTGCGCTGACGACGGGGGCGGCCACCCTTGGGCAAACCCTCATCGCGCCGCTGGGCATCAGCTACTTTTGCTTTGAGTGCATTGCTTACCTGGTGGACGTGTATCGCGGTGCGCCTGCTACCTTCGACTGGCTCAAGTTTTCAGCCTACAAGCTATATTTCCCCAAGCTGCTGTCGGGCCCAATTACCCGGTTTCACCCGCTGGCGGCGCAGTTTCAGGCCCAGCCGTCGCTGACTACGCCCCAAATTGCTGAGGGTCTGTGGCTCATTGCCTGTGGCGCAGTGAAAAAGCTGCTGATTGCCGACCATTTGGCTACGCTGGTAAATCTTAGCTTCGACAACATAGCGCGGGCGGGCAGCGGCGACCTGTGGCTGGCGATCGCCGCCTACGGGTTCCAGCTTTATTTCGACTTCAGCGGCTATGTCGATGTGGCGCGGGGCCTTTCTGCGCTGCTGGGCATCACCCTGCCGCAAAACTTCAACTTTCCCTACTTCAGCGCTAGCATTGCGGACTTTTGGCGACGCTGGCACATGACGCTGGGCGACTGGCTCCGCAACTATCTGTATTTTCCGCTGGGGGGTTCCCGCCAAGGCCTGGTGCGAACCTGCCTCAACCTGATGGTGGTGATGATTATCGCCGGACTCTGGCACGACGCGGGCTGGGGCTTCATTGTCTGGGGAGCGCTGCACGGACTGTTCTTGGTGGTGCATCGCCTGACGGACGCGCTGAGCGAGCGGTGGGGCTGGCTGAGGGCAGGCTGGAAAAGCGTACCGGGAACGCTGCTGGGCTGGGGGCTGACACAGGCTTCCGTCTTGTTTGCCTGGATCTTTTTCCGGTTGCCCAACCTGCAAGATTCACTGCTGGTGGTGCAGCGGCTGTGGGGACACCCCGCCGACGTGCAGTTTGCCCAAAAGATTTATGTTGAGACGTTTCAGAGCGATCGCCTCCATCTTTCGCTCCTGCTGCTGGCGCTTTTCGGCGGCATGACGCTGGTGTATACGGTCAACCGCTGGCTAAAGCTGCGGCTCAACTGGCCCGTCAAGCTGCTGCTGGTTCCCCTCTGCCTGTTCGCGGCCTGGCTGCTGGCCCCCAACGAAAGCCCGCCTTACATTTATTTCGACTTCTAG
- a CDS encoding calcium-binding protein, which yields MAFDDLRFPQPEDIPPAPNGELGAPVLFQLGRRPQRINGTNRADRLKGTNKSDRILARGSNDTVKALGGNDLVSGGAGNDVLRGGNGGDQLVGGVGDDRLFGQAGDDVLIGGLGNDTLAGGGKNMYVFNSLNEGIDTILGFRANL from the coding sequence ATGGCTTTCGACGACTTGAGATTCCCTCAGCCTGAGGATATTCCCCCCGCGCCAAATGGGGAGTTGGGCGCGCCCGTCCTGTTCCAATTGGGCAGGCGGCCGCAGCGGATCAACGGGACAAACCGTGCCGATCGCCTCAAGGGAACCAATAAGAGCGATCGGATTCTGGCTCGCGGCAGCAACGATACCGTCAAGGCCTTGGGCGGCAACGATTTAGTCAGCGGCGGCGCAGGAAATGATGTGCTGCGCGGCGGCAATGGCGGCGACCAGCTTGTAGGGGGCGTAGGCGACGATCGCCTGTTTGGGCAGGCCGGCGACGACGTGCTGATTGGTGGGCTGGGAAATGACACGCTGGCGGGCGGCGGCAAGAATATGTACGTATTCAATAGCCTCAACGAAGGCATCGACACGATTCTGGGCTTTAGAGCTAATTTATGA
- a CDS encoding Crp/Fnr family transcriptional regulator: MLTSVDRLLFVRGVPIFKELRDDFLVRLASIMDEQEFPPQHTIVSQGQEGRSLYILVKGSVRVHADNQEIARLDKGACFGEMSVFDAEPRSASVTTIDRCECLTLTQQQLYEAIEETPSIAVNIIRLLSRRIREQNQKINKLQNGNINRRLSDGIYQKLTGV; this comes from the coding sequence ATGCTGACGAGCGTTGATCGCCTTCTATTTGTGCGCGGTGTCCCCATTTTCAAAGAACTGCGGGACGACTTTTTGGTGCGCCTCGCTTCCATCATGGACGAGCAAGAATTTCCGCCGCAGCACACAATTGTCAGCCAGGGACAGGAGGGGCGATCGCTCTATATTTTGGTGAAAGGTAGTGTGCGCGTCCATGCGGACAACCAGGAAATTGCCCGGCTCGACAAGGGCGCGTGCTTCGGGGAAATGTCGGTGTTTGACGCGGAGCCGCGTTCTGCCTCTGTCACGACCATCGACCGCTGCGAGTGCCTGACGTTAACCCAGCAGCAGCTTTATGAGGCAATCGAAGAAACCCCCAGTATTGCTGTCAACATCATTCGTCTGCTGTCGCGCCGCATCCGCGAACAAAACCAGAAAATTAACAAACTCCAAAACGGCAATATCAACCGTCGCCTGTCTGATGGAATCTATCAAAAACTGACTGGTGTTTGA